A genomic window from Nicotiana sylvestris chromosome 11, ASM39365v2, whole genome shotgun sequence includes:
- the LOC138881237 gene encoding uncharacterized protein translates to MDITRPLLEIVTVIDTNGEVFEQEVSYDSKPQYCSTCCQLGHTCQINQQKQIIPPRVEVKKTKQVWQNKNGKEAEIRGGGKEEEGWAKVKANSASKHPEGVILEDTNTETNNGFTPLAEHTLQQMIQVALAVGLNKLYKQKELRRLITKESLTILAIIEHRVKKQNTAQIINKIVSGWNWYDNTCLDSKGRIWLVWNPRGVDVTVLQSSLQYIHCCVRDSAKNMKFEFTAVYGLHTVDDRKGLWDDLKSLETGIQDPWLVMRDFNAVLKQEDRKNGSQIQDGELRDFENFLNSTSLAEMKSVGRYYTWTNNHVYSKIDRALVNHVWLSLWPHLEVAVRDPYFSDHALLCITLTEQ, encoded by the exons ATGGATATCACAAGACCTCTGCTAGAGATAGTTACAGTAATTGATACAAATGGGGAAGTGTTTGAACAGGAGGTTAGCTATGACTCGAAACCTCAGTATTGCTCCACTTGCTGTCAACTTGGTCATACATGCCAAATTAATCAACAGAAGCAAATCATCCCACCTAGAGTTGAAGTAAAAAAGACCAAACAAGTTTGGCAGAACAAGAATGGTAAAGAAG CTGAAATAAGAGGCGGAGGAAAGGAAGAGGAGGGATGGGCGAAAGTCAAAGCTAATTCTGCTAGTAAGCACCCAGAGGGTGTAATACTTGAGGATACAAATACTGAAACTAATAATGGTTTTACACCATTGGCGGAACACACTCTTCAACAGATGATACAAGTAGCTTTGGCTGTG GGGCTGAATAAGTTGtataagcaaaaggagttgaGGAGATTAATAACGAAGGAAAGCTTGACAATTCTAGCTATTATTGAACATAGAGTTAAGAAACAAAACACTGCACAAATTATCAATAAAATTGTTTCAGGATGGAATTGGTATGACAATACTTGTCTTGATAGTAAAGGAAGAATTTGGCTGGTTTGGAATCCAAGGGGGGTTGATGTTACAGTCTTGCAGTCTTCTTTACAATATATTCATTGTTGTGTTAGAGATTCTGCTAAAAATATGAAGTTCGAATTTACTGCAGTTTATGGACTTCACACCGTAGATGATAGGAAAGGGTTGTGGGATGACTTGAAATCACTTGAAACTGGCATTCAAGATCCCTGGCTAGTTATGAGGGATTTTAATGCAGTACTCAAACAGGAAGATAGGAAAAATGGCAGCCAAATTCAAGATGGGGAACTAAGGGATTTTGAAAACTTCCTAAATAGCACGAGCTTAGCTGAAATGAAATCTGTGGGGAGGTATTATACATGGACCAATAATCATGTATATAGCAAGATCGATAGGGCACTTGTTAATCACGTGTGGTTGTCACTGTGGCCCCATCTAGAGGTTGCTGTGAGGGATCCATACTTCTCAGATCATGCCCTATTGTGTATTACTTTGACAGAACAATAG